GGCGAATCCCTGGGCTGGCAGTACAACGCCAACCACGAGTTGGTGGCCATCGGCCAGGAGCAGTTCAACCACGACGCCAACGGCAACCTGGTCCGGATGCGGAGCCCGGAAGGCCAGGAGATGGAGCTGCTCTACGATGCCGAAAACCGCCTCACCCAGGTTCTGGCCGCCGGCGGCACCGAGCTGGCCAGCTACGGCTACGATCCTTTCGGCCGCCGGCTCTGGAAAACCGTCCAGGGGGAGGACACCTTCTTCTTCTATGCCGACGAGGGCCTGGCCTGCGAGATGAACGGCACCGGCCAGGAGATCCGCTCCTACGGCTACATCCTGGGCAGCTCCTGGACCGCGACCCCGGTCTTCATGCAGGAGAGCGACCAGTACTTCTGGTACCTGAACGACAATCAGGGCACGCCCCAGAAGCTCATCAGCAGCACCGGCCAAGTAGTCTGGGCCGCCACCTACGACTCCTTCGGCCAGGCGGTGATCGAAATCGAGACGGTCACCAACAACCTGCGCCTCCCGGGCCAGTACTTCGACGCCGAGACCGGCCTCCACTCCAACTGGCACCGCTACTACGATCCGACCCTGGGCCGGTACCTGGCCACCGACCCCCTGGGCCAAGCCGCTGGCCTCAACCTCTACGCCTACGTCCACAACAGCCCCCTGGCCATGGTCGACCCCCAGGGGCTGGCGGCCCAGATCGCCAGTTCCGTGGGCACCGCCCTGGGCACCATCACCGGCAACGGCATCGCCCAGGGCCTGGCCCTGGAGATGAACGGCGGGGATTTCCTGGACGGCTTCAAGGTGGCCGCGCTATCCTATGCCACCAGCACGGTCACCGCGGCAGGCTTCGACTTTGCGGGTGACCTCCTGGTGGGGGTGAGCAACCCCCTGGCCCAGGCCGGCATCCACCTGGCCATGGGTGCCGCCACCGGCGCCATCAACGCCGCCATCACCGGCACCGACGTCGGCCAGGGCGCCCTCCTGGGCGGCCTTTCCGCCGGCGGCGCCAAGCTCTTCGGCGAGACCTTCGGCTGCTATCTGCCGGACAACCACCTCTCCCAGATGGCCAGCCGGGCGATCGTGGGCGGCATCATCGCCGGGGTCGTCTCCGATGAGAACGGCGACACCTTCTTCGCCGGATTCATGTACGGCGCCAATGTCGGCATCATGGCGTACATGTACAATGACGGCGAGGCGCTTGGGCCACATTCCAACGGGGAAACCGATGGAACACTCCGACGAGAGCTACAGAAGGCGAAGTATAACTTTGCCGCAGCGACCATGATGGCCGTCTTATGCCCGGGTGATTTCATAATTGGCGAAGTTCTCTTCGGCACGCTCACCCTTCTCACTATGGGGCTGGAAACCATCCTTTATTCTCCAACGCCAACCGCCGATATGAGCAAGGAGACCATCAAACGAATTGCAGCAATTCCTCCGGGAACGCCTCTGGGTGTTGCGACGCCTTTGGTCAATCGAGGAAAGGACATGTTCATCGACGCTACGTATCATGCCATCAGGGATCAACAGCTTGAACATCCCGCAGGAACAAAACCATGACGAGATGTATTTTGGGTGTGGTCGCCATGATCATATCTATTGTTATTAGTTCACGCTATCATGGGCCTGTTATCATGCTGGTCAGCGGAGGCTTGTTTATCTGGGGAATCCTCTTGATCAAAAAGAGCAAGGGAAGCTGGAGGATCCCTTACGTGAAGTAGGTCGCCCCAGACTCGAGTCAATGCCGTTGACTTGAGCCGATGCCTCTTGGGGTACCTGATCACAGGGGGGGGACGCCCGAGCCAGCTCGGGGGCGTGGGGGGGGGCGGAGTCGCGGTTACTGCTTGAGCCAGGAGAGGTCCGGAGGTTGGCCTTTGGC
The sequence above is a segment of the Thermodesulfobacteriota bacterium genome. Coding sequences within it:
- a CDS encoding RHS repeat-associated core domain-containing protein gives rise to the protein MTSPQQTILSRGYSFSPAGKLLRRDTEHGSYTFADDRLARLSSAGNPTLEDEAYLYDAAGNRLRDARLKDAGGESLGWQYNANHELVAIGQEQFNHDANGNLVRMRSPEGQEMELLYDAENRLTQVLAAGGTELASYGYDPFGRRLWKTVQGEDTFFFYADEGLACEMNGTGQEIRSYGYILGSSWTATPVFMQESDQYFWYLNDNQGTPQKLISSTGQVVWAATYDSFGQAVIEIETVTNNLRLPGQYFDAETGLHSNWHRYYDPTLGRYLATDPLGQAAGLNLYAYVHNSPLAMVDPQGLAAQIASSVGTALGTITGNGIAQGLALEMNGGDFLDGFKVAALSYATSTVTAAGFDFAGDLLVGVSNPLAQAGIHLAMGAATGAINAAITGTDVGQGALLGGLSAGGAKLFGETFGCYLPDNHLSQMASRAIVGGIIAGVVSDENGDTFFAGFMYGANVGIMAYMYNDGEALGPHSNGETDGTLRRELQKAKYNFAAATMMAVLCPGDFIIGEVLFGTLTLLTMGLETILYSPTPTADMSKETIKRIAAIPPGTPLGVATPLVNRGKDMFIDATYHAIRDQQLEHPAGTKP